One genomic window of Nakamurella panacisegetis includes the following:
- the rsmD gene encoding 16S rRNA (guanine(966)-N(2))-methyltransferase RsmD, whose product MTRITAGTYRGRRLQTPPGETTRPTSERVREALANALVAAGGLNGARVLDLYAGSGALGLELLSRGADSLVAVERERSALVALRANVAALGAADAQVVAADVGAFARTPAGRGFDFVVADPPYDLPTVELGEIFAALQAGGHLNPGADLIVERSKRSGEMVWPEPLVEARTKKYGDTRLCFGRAPANRNGES is encoded by the coding sequence ATGACGCGGATCACCGCAGGCACCTACCGCGGCCGGCGGTTGCAGACGCCGCCCGGGGAGACCACCCGGCCGACCAGCGAACGGGTCAGGGAAGCGCTGGCCAACGCCCTGGTCGCCGCCGGTGGCCTGAACGGGGCGCGGGTTCTCGATCTGTACGCCGGATCGGGTGCGCTCGGCCTGGAGCTGCTCTCGCGCGGCGCCGATTCACTGGTCGCGGTCGAGCGGGAGCGGTCGGCCCTGGTCGCGCTGCGGGCGAACGTCGCCGCTCTCGGCGCCGCCGACGCCCAAGTCGTCGCGGCCGATGTGGGTGCCTTCGCGCGCACCCCGGCCGGGCGCGGCTTCGACTTCGTGGTCGCCGACCCGCCCTACGACCTCCCGACCGTCGAACTCGGTGAGATCTTCGCCGCACTGCAGGCCGGTGGCCACCTGAACCCGGGGGCCGACCTGATCGTGGAGCGCAGCAAGAGGTCGGGCGAGATGGTGTGGCCCGAGCCGCTGGTCGAAGCCAGGACGAAGAAGTACGGCGACACCCGGTTGTGCTTCGGTCGCGCGCCGGCGAACCGGAACGGCGAGTCGTGA